Proteins from one Belonocnema kinseyi isolate 2016_QV_RU_SX_M_011 chromosome 8, B_treatae_v1, whole genome shotgun sequence genomic window:
- the LOC117177746 gene encoding BTB/POZ domain-containing adapter for CUL3-mediated RhoA degradation protein 3 — translation MTQLTLSVEKICISAPTPSSSSAPSSPTLSSSFISPPLLKVNVMGDHQTGNKYPSEYVKLNIGGSLHYTTITTLRKHDTMLRAMFSGRMEVLTDSEGWILIDRCGKHFGTILNFLRDGSVPLPESTKEMAELLAEAKYYCVSELAESCEQALQKKERETEPICRVPLITSQREEQLLISNTTKPVVKLLVNRHNNKYSYTSTSDDNLLKNIELFDKMSLRFSGRVLFIKDVIGSSEICCWTFYGHGRKVAEVCCHSIVYATDKKHTKVEFPEARIYEETLNILLYEHRNGPDQELMQATSSRGAVQGGAPPCTSDEEEGERSGLARLRSNKQNTN, via the exons ATGACTCAGTTGACTCTGTCAGTCGAGAAGATTTGTATCTCTGCACCAACACCGTCATCTTCATCCGCACCTTCGTCACCTACTTTATCTTCTTCATTCATTTCTCCGCCTCTCCTAAAAGTTAACGTTATGGGAGATCATCAAACTGGCAATAAATATCCCTCCGAATATGTCAAACTTAACATTGGCGGATCTTTGCATTATACGACAATAACCACTCTCAGAAAACATGACACAATGTTACGTGCAATGTTCAGTGGTCGGATGGAAGTCCTTACTGATTCTGAAG gttgGATACTAATCGACCGCTGTGGAAAACATTTTGGCACAATTCTGAATTTCCTGAGGGATGGTTCAGTGCCTCTGCCAGAGAGTACAAAAGAAATGGCTGAGCTTCTTGCCGAGGCAAAGTATTACTGCGTGAGCGAACTGGCGGAATCGTGTGAACAAGCGCTCCAAAAAAAGGAGCGGGAAACGGAGCCCATATGTAGAGTCCCTCTAATTACCTCTCAACGAGAGGAGCAATTATTAATTAGTAATACCACAAAACCCGTGGTGAAATTGCTTGTAAATAGACACAATAACAAATATTCCTACACAAG TACGTCAGatgacaatttattaaaaaacatagaACTGTTTGATAAGATGTCCCTTCGATTTAGTGGGAGAGTTCTATTTATCAAAGATGTTATCGGATCAAGTGAAATTTGCTGCTGGACGTTTTACGGTCATGGTCGCAAAGTAGCTGAAGTTTGTTGTCACTCTATTGTCTACGCAACTGACAAAAAACATACAAAG GTCGAGTTTCCGGAAGCGCGAATTTACGAGGAAACTCTGAACATTTTGCTCTACGAGCACCGGAACGGTCCGGATCAAGAACTGATGCAAGCCACGTCGTCGAGAGGTGCAGTTCAAGGTGGAGCGCCACCCTGCACATCCGACGAAGAGGAAGGCGAGCGATCAGGTCTTGCTCGCCTTCGCTCCAACAAACAAAACACCAACTGA